A window of the Nitrosopumilus ureiphilus genome harbors these coding sequences:
- a CDS encoding DUF72 domain-containing protein, translating into MNIKIGCTGWSYQGWSGTFYPRNLKSQDWLRYYSQIFEITEINSTFYRIPSQEIVRRWNVDTPRHFRFTAKFPSVITHEKRLERVNSEIFSFLSSLVPIHEKVSALVLQLPPSLSFDEAKPRLEELFDILPDDFLYPIEGRHESWFSDDALSYLKQNKHCLVWNDVAGVNNPMPVTANFLYVRLIGDRSIPDSEFGKVTKDKEELIKNWAKKLQNIQDIPLAMVMTNNHYEGFGPATANSLRIQLGMRELIWEEKRQKTLGNF; encoded by the coding sequence GTGAATATCAAAATAGGATGTACTGGGTGGAGTTATCAAGGATGGTCTGGGACATTTTATCCCAGAAATCTCAAGAGCCAAGATTGGCTCAGATATTATTCACAGATTTTTGAAATTACTGAAATTAATTCTACATTTTACAGGATACCTTCTCAAGAGATTGTAAGGAGGTGGAATGTTGACACTCCAAGGCATTTTAGATTTACAGCCAAATTCCCATCAGTAATTACGCATGAAAAGAGGCTGGAAAGGGTAAATTCTGAAATTTTTTCATTCTTGTCATCTCTTGTTCCAATTCACGAAAAGGTTTCAGCACTTGTTTTGCAATTGCCCCCATCATTATCATTTGATGAGGCAAAACCAAGACTAGAAGAACTGTTTGATATTTTGCCTGATGATTTTTTGTATCCAATTGAAGGAAGACATGAATCGTGGTTTTCAGATGATGCATTATCATATCTAAAACAAAACAAACATTGTCTTGTATGGAATGATGTTGCAGGAGTTAATAATCCAATGCCAGTTACTGCAAATTTTCTTTATGTTAGATTAATTGGAGATCGTTCTATTCCCGATTCGGAATTTGGAAAAGTTACAAAAGATAAAGAAGAACTGATCAAAAACTGGGCAAAGAAACTACAAAACATTCAAGACATTCCACTTGCTATGGTAATGACAAACAATCATTATGAAGGATTTGGCCCTGCAACTGCAAATTCTTTGAGAATACAACT